The following is a genomic window from Armatimonadota bacterium.
TCGGGCGGTTGGGTGTGATGCTGCGCGGCGGGCGCCACGCGTGTCCGGTGGCCGTGTACTACCCGGTGCACGCGATGCAAGCCTTGTTTCGGCCCTCCACCCGCCCATACCATCAACCCGATGCCCACGGCGCCGAGGTCGCGGCGCTGGACGCATTGGTGCGCGACTTGGCACGCGGGCTGCTGCACAGGCAGTTGGATTTCGACTTCGTGGACGACGAGGCGCTCGCTGCGGCCGATATTCGCGATGGCTCGCTGCGCATCGCGGACGAGTCTTACCGCTTGCTTATCCTCCCGGGGGCACGGGTGATGGAACGCGACGCGCTGACGACGGCAGTGCGCTTTGCGCAAGCCGGCGGCGCCGTCGTGTGCGTGGGGACTCTTCCCGAGAAAGCGGCGCGGTGGCCGGACGCGGACGCGGCAGCGAAGTTGGGCGACGACCTGCGCGGCGCGGGCGTTGAGGCGTTATCGCTCGAGGATGCTCTTGCGCAAGCCGCGGACAGGGTAGGTGCGGAGGTGATGCTGGAGCCGCAGTCGCCGCAGGTGCTCGTGCTGCACCGGGTGCGGGATGACGGGCTGCATGTCTACTTCCTGACCAACACGTCGGGCGACGCGCTTGACCTGACCGCGCGCTTCGCGACGGTGACCGCCGGCGACGCATGGCTATACCGACCGCGCACCGGCGCAATCGAGCCCTGCATGCCGTCTGCGGCAGATGGGTTTGCTCTCACCCTCGATCCCTACGAGGGCGCCTTCATCGTCTCGGCCTGACGCCCTGCTCGCCGGCGGAGCACCGAATCGCCGGCCGCCGGGCGTTTTCCAGCGTCAAAGCGTCGTCAGACCTTGGCAACCGCTCCCTTTATCGTCAACTGGAGGTCCATCCCCATGGACATGGAGCCCTGGTCCGGCATATTCATCGTGCTCTGCATGCTCATCTGCTGGTTCAACTGAAAGTCGAACCGTATCATATAGCCGCGGGTCGCATCGAACTGCATGTTCCCGGCGAGCTGTTGATCCATGCTCATCGTCCCCGCCATATCGGGTATGCCCTGCATACCCGACTCCGGCATCGCCTGGCTCAGGTCGAGATTCTGCAGCCCGGTCACCGACTCGACTCGGATATTCGCGATCTGGCGATCGCCCGACCAGGTCTCGACGCCGTTGAGCGCCATCTTGACGGCGTAACTGACCGGCACGTTCATGCCGGGGATGTTCTCGGTTTTCGTGTCGCTCCAGATCTGCCCGACAGTGAGCGGCTCCTCCGGCAGCAGGAGCTGCTCCTTCATCATGTCTTCGAGGGACAGGCCCGGCATCATCGCCATCATCTCCGTCAGGCCGGGAATCACCAGGTCGAGCACCTCCCCGCGCGGGCCGATCTTGATCTCGATCGGCTCCTGGAGCAGCGGAATCTTCATCTCCCCGGGCACCATCGGGATCTTGCCTCCTTCGACGGGCTCTCCGTTCTGCGTCACCGTGTACTTGCCACCTTTGATGGCGATCGCGAACTGCTGCCCCATGAAATCCACGTCCATTGACAGGCTCTCGGCGGTCACGCGCAGGCGCGCCGCTCCCGCGTCGTCCACGCGCAGAACCTTCGCCACCGCTTCGCCCTGCAGTTTCATCTGCACTGGTATCTGACCCGGCATTGCCCCGGCTTCGGGAGGCATCGGCAGATCCATGCGCACCAGTCCCGTTGCGTCGGCAAAGAGGCGGTAGCGCATGACGTCGCCCGGCTGGAACTTGAACCTGAGGAGCACCGATTCGTCTTGCGCGTAAGCCGCCAGCGCCGCGGTCAGGGCAACCAGCGCTGCGAGCACGAGTACGGTCAGTCGCCTGTTCATTGTCACTTCCCTTCCGGGAGCACGCGCTCCCGTGCGGATTCGACCATCCTGGATGCTATTCCACAAATGTGTCGCCGCTCCTTCGCCGGCTCAGTCCTGACGCTACGGCGAGTCCTTCGCCTCGCGATGCCCCCCGGCGGCGCTCGGCGCGGCCTCAGTCACATCGCTCCCGGTGGGCGCTTCGGCATGCGTGCGAAAAGATTTTGCGCAGGACTATTGACAGCGCCTCCGTTGTGCGCTATAAGACGTATGCACATGAAGCTCGGACGATCCACGACGGGCTCCCGCCGGCGGTGCGGGCCGTTACCGTCGTGGATGATCGGGTGCTCGCGCGAGGCGGACGACAAGCCGGTTGGCCGGATGCGTTTCGCGTGTGAGAAATGCGAGTTCGCCAGTGAGGAGGTGAGCGCAATGGCTTGTGCGAAGAGCGGTGGCGCGAAGAAGTGCGCCAAGTCCGCCAAGAAGGCGGCCAAGAAGAAGAAGTAATCGAGCGGATGTCTTGAAGTGCGAGACCGGAGGCGCGCAAGGGCCTCCGGTCTCGTCGTTGTACCCCGGCCTGCATTGCCCATCGCCGCAGGTCGGCGATATCCTCTTCCCGTGCGCCGCACTCGCTGCTCGGGGGTTATTCATGACGCTTGCGCGCCCGCCGTGCCTGTGCGCCGCTGGCGGACGCGGATCAGCCCCCGGGAGGCGGGTAAGCCTCAGGCGCGACCGAAGCAGGCGTTTCACGAGAGATCAACCGGTGATGGGTAATCGGGGCTGTGGTGGATCGCGCCGCCGCAGCGGCCGCAATCACGCGGTCATCAGCCGCTGCACCGCGCCCAGGAACTGGTCCTGCGTGAAGGGCTTGGTGATGTAATCGTCGGCCCCCGCCAGCAGCCCCGCGCGGATCATGCGCTCGTCGCGGCGAGCGGTCACCATGAGGATCTTCGTCTGCCGCGTCTCGAGAGTGCGTTTGATGGTGTCGCACAGGCTGACGCCGTCCATGTCCGGCATCAGGACGTCGAGGAGCACGATGTCGGGCTGGTTGGCCTCGATGATACGCAGCGCCTGCTGTCCCCCGATTGCCTCGCTGATGTGGCACGGCTCGGCGAGCGATTGCAACATCGTGCGCATCAGCACGCGGCTGGCGCGATCGTCATCCACGATCAGGATCTTCTTCACCGCCCGCTCGTCTGACATCGCTTGCCTCGGTACCGTCGGGCGACTGCGAAACGGCCGGAATCCGCCGCGGAATGAGAATAGCACCTGCTCAAGCGGGTGTCAAGGGCGCTGCTCGCACGTCGGATCTCGCCCGTGCGGGATTGACCGCACCCCCGCCCCGGCGCGTCCCACAGACGCTTGCTCCGCGCCGGGTCGGGTGACCCGGGCGTCGGATTGCGCGCGATGACGCCCGCTCTAGAGTATCGCCTCCAGGCCGTAGGTCAGGCCTTCGAGCAAGAGGATCGTGCGGATCGCCAGCAGCACCCCCGGCACGAATGAGTCGCGGCTGATGGAATCGTGGCGGATCGTCAAGGTCTGACCCAGCCCGCCGAAGATGACCTCCTGGTGCGCCACCAACCCGGGCAGGCGTACCGAGTGAATGCGAATCGTCCCCGCGGATTGTCCGCGCGGATCACGCTCATCCCGCTTCTCCGGCTCGCCCGCGAGCATGCTCCCTTCGACGTGGCGCATCATCTCCGCCGTCTTCAACGCGGTGCCCGACGGCGCGTCGAGCTTCTGGTCGTGATGCAGCTCGATGATCTCCGCAGATGCCAAGTGCTTCGCCGCCTGCGCGGCGAATTGCATCATCAGCACCGCCCCGATCGCGAAGTTCGGCGCCACCAGCGCCGGCGTCTGATACTCCCGGCACAGCGCTCCGATGTCGGCGAGGTCGGTCGGCGCCAACCCCGTCGTGCCGACGACGCACGCCACCCGCTTCTTGAGGGCGATGCGCACGTTGTCCTTGACCGCCGCCGGGGTGGTGAAGTCAACCATCACCTGCGGCTTGGCGGAGTCAATCGCCGCCGCCAGATCGTCGCGTATCGCCACGCCCAGCGGCGCGACGCCGGCGATCGTGCCGGCGTCCTGCTCCACGCGCTTGCGATCCACTGCCGCGACGACGGAAAGGTCCGGCTCCCCGGCGATGCCGCGCACGATGTTGCGCCCGACCTTGCCGCAGGCGCCGGTGACGATGATCGTAATAGGCGTGGCCGACATGTCCTTCCTCCTGCCTCAGCGCGCTCGCGGTGAACGCCCGGGCCGTCCACCGTCACCCGCCCCGCCGAATCGAGACGGCCCGCCTCGGGCGGGTAAGCCTCTCGTTTCAAGGGCGAGGCGTTGTGGGCGCGACCGAAGGCAAACGGTCACACCCCAGTAGCGAATGGTCGAAGCCCTGGAGTGTCTCCTGTTACGAGCGAGGGGCCGAGGGTTCCTGCTGCGGCTGCGGGGTTTCGAGGCCCAGGTTGGCGTGGGAGTAGCGTCGAGGAGTAGCTGGCTTGCGCACGACCGGCGGGATCTGCCCTTATTCGCCGTGCGGGCCGACCGCTGCGAGGTGGAGAGGCCGCGCGCCCAGGACGCGCCGTGCTGCGTCGGTCGCTCGCCCGGTGGTTACGGCCTCAAATCTGGCGATGGCCTCCGCGACCGGGATGACGCGCCCGAAGTGTAGGATGCACGTGCCGATGCGCCGCATGCGGTACCCGGTGTTCTCGAGAGCCAGGGCCATCCCTCCCTTGATCTGCTCGCGCGCGCGGTCAAGTTCCGCTTGCGAAACCCCCTCCTCGCACGTGCGCTCCACTTGCTCGCGCACGAGGTCGCGCACCATCGGCCAGCGTTCCGGCGTCGCCCCGCCGGTGACGACGAGAAGCCCGGCGCAGCGATAGCTCGCGAGGTAGCTGCCGATGTTGTATACCAGGCCGCGCTTCTCGCGGATCTCCTGGAACAGGCGGCTGCTCATGCCGCCGCCGAGGACGCACTCCGCCAGCGCGAGGGCGTGCCAGTCGTCATCGGTCATCGCCAGGCCTTCGCAGCCGATGCAGAAGTGCACTTGCTCCGTAGGACGGGTCAGATAGACCTCGCCGGAGTTCGCCCGCGGCGAGGCATCGAGTGGGGGAGGGGAGCCGCCGCTGAGGGAGCCGAGATAGCGGCGCGCCAGCTCGAATGCGGCATCGGGCGCGAGGCTGCCCGCGACAACGAAAGTGATCCCGCCCGGCCCGTAGTTGTCGCGGAAGAACTGGACGACCGCGTCGCGCGCGAGCGCGCGCACTACCTCCTCGCGGCCGATGACCGACTGCCCCAGCGGATGGTCCGGCCAGATCGTTTCCGCAAACAGATCGTGCACGCGATCGTCGGGGGTGTCGTCGGCTTTCTTGATCTCCTCGATGAGGACTTGCTTCTCTCGCTGATACTCCGCGTCATCGAACAGGGACTCGCCGAGCATGTCGGCGATGATGTCCACGGCCAGCTCCGCGTGGTCGGTGACTACCTGCGCGTAAACGCAGGTGTACTCGTGCTCGGTGTAGGCGTTGAGCACGCCGCCGACTCCGTCTATGACGTGCGCGATCTGCTCCGCGCTGCGGCGCGCCGTGCCCTTGAACAACATGTGCTCGATGCAGTGGCTGAGGCCGTGCCGCGAGGCCCCCTCGTACGCGGCGCCGGTGCGGATGTACACGCCGAGCGCCGTCGAACGCACCCATGGGATGTGTTCCGCGACGACGCGCACGCCGTTGTCCAGCACGTGCTCCGCTATCCGCTCGTCACCCTGCATGCGCTTCTGCCAGTGGGATACCGGTACCGCCGGACAGATCCAAGCCGGGCGGACGGTGCTTGTCAGACCCGTTTCCGGAGGAGTCTCACCCGAGACTCCTCCGTGATCGGGAGCTGCTTCAAGGCGCGCCGGCCGGCGGGTCACCGCCGCCGACGGCGCCGATCGTCGCTCGGGCGACGCCGATCGTCACTCGGGCGGCGCTCTTCCGTCTCCTCGCCGCCGGGGAGCAGGCCTTTGCGCGTGAGCCGCACTTTGCCCTGCGGGTCAATGTCTATGACCTTGACCATCACCTCGTCGCCGACGTTGACGACGTCCTCGACGCGCTCCACACGCTCGCGGGCGAGCTGGGAAATGTGAATCAGCCCGTCGCGCCCCGGGAGCAGTTCGACGAACGCGCCGAAGTAGGTGACCCGGACCACCTTGCCGACGTAGGTTTCGCCGATGGTGATATCGCGCGTGAGGTCTTCGATGGTCTTGAGCGCGCCGTTGCCGCCGCCGGCGTCGGTGGCGGCGATGAACACGCGGCCGTCCTGCTCGATGTCAACCTTGACGCCGAAGTCGGCCTCGATCTTCTTGATGATCTTGCCGCCCGGCCCGATGATATCGCCGATCTTGTCGGGATGCACCTCGATGACGAAGATGCGCGGCGCGTGCGGCGCCAGCTCGGGCCGCGGCGCGGCGAGGGTCGTCGCCATGTGATCGAGAATCTGCAGCCGCGCGCGGCGTCCCTGCTCCATCGCGCCATGCAGCACGTCGCGTGACAGCCCGCCGCGCTTGACGTCCATCTGCACCGCCGTGACGCCGTCCCGCGTGCCGGCGATCTTGAAGTCCATGTCGCCGTTGAAGTCCTCGACGCCCTGAATGTCCGTCAGCAGGACGTAGCGGCTGTCGTCGCTGACCATGCCGATGGAGATCCCGGCGACCGGCGCAACGATGGGCACTCCCGCGTCCATCAGACCAAGCGTCGTGGCGCACGCGCTGGCCATGGAGCTTGACCCGTTGCTTTCCAGCACCTCGGAAACCACGCGGATGGTATACGGGAACTCGTCCTCCGGCGGCAGCACGGCTCCGATCGCCCGCTCGACCAGGTTGCCGTGCCCGACGTCGCGCCGGCTCGGCCCGCGCAGCGGCCGGGTCTCGCCGACGCTGTACGGCGGGAAGTTGTAGTGATGCATGAAACGCTTGGTGCGCTCCTCGGGCAGGGCGTCCACGATCTGCTCTTCGCCGGTGCCGCCGAGCGTGACGATGGACAGCACCTGCGTCTGCCCGCGGGTGAACAGTCCTGAGCCGTGCGCGCGCGGGAGCAGCCCGACGTGCGACTCCAGCGGCCGCAGCTCGTCCGGGCGGCGCCCGTCCGGCCGCCGGCCCTCGTCGAGGATCAGCCGCCGCAGCTCCTGCTTGATCACCTGGTCGACCTGCTCGGCGATCTCGCTGTAACGCTCCGGGAACTGCTCCAGGACGCCCCCGATGACCGCCATCGAGGCGTCCTGCATCGCCCGCTCGCGGCCCTTCTTGTCCGGCGACTGCACCGCGTCGCGAAGCTGGGCGGCGTACGGGGCAAGTGCCTGCACGATGTCGCCGTTATCCGGCACCGGTATCTCGCGCTTTGGCGGGCTGTCCATCTGCGCGCGCAGGCGCTCCTGCGCCTCGATGATCTCGAGCGTCGCGTCACGCCCGCGCTCGATGGCGGCGGCGATGACGTCCTCCGGGACTTGCTGCGCCGCGCCCTCGACCATGATGACGCCCTCGCGCGTGCCCGCGATCACCAGTTCGAGATCGCTCATGTCGCGCTGCTCGTAGGTCGGGTTGAGCAGCAACTCGCCGTCCACGCGCGCGACGCGCACCGAGCCAACCGGGCCGTCGAATGGAATGTCCGAGATGGTGAGCGCCGCCGACGCCCCGACCATGCCCAGGATGTCCGGGATGTTGTCGAGATCGGCGGACAGCACGGTGACGATGACCTGCACTTCATTGCGCACGTGCTTGGGGAACAGCGGTCGCAGAGGGCGGTCAATGCGGCGGGCGGTGACGATCGCCTGCTCGCTCGGGCGGCCTTCGCGCTTGATGAAGCGGCTGCCGGGGATGCGGCCCGCGGCGTAGAGTTTCTCTTCGTAATCGCAGGTCAGCGGGAAGAAGCTGATGCCTTCGCGGGGTTGTTCGGATGCTGCAACAGTAGCGAGGACGATGCTGTCGCCCTGACGCACGACGACTGCGCCGTTCGCTTGCCGGGCGAGGCTGCCGGCCTCAAGCGACAGTTCCCTGCCGCCGGGCGCGGCGTTCACGATAGCCATTATGTC
Proteins encoded in this region:
- a CDS encoding polyribonucleotide nucleotidyltransferase, which produces MAIVNAAPGGRELSLEAGSLARQANGAVVVRQGDSIVLATVAASEQPREGISFFPLTCDYEEKLYAAGRIPGSRFIKREGRPSEQAIVTARRIDRPLRPLFPKHVRNEVQVIVTVLSADLDNIPDILGMVGASAALTISDIPFDGPVGSVRVARVDGELLLNPTYEQRDMSDLELVIAGTREGVIMVEGAAQQVPEDVIAAAIERGRDATLEIIEAQERLRAQMDSPPKREIPVPDNGDIVQALAPYAAQLRDAVQSPDKKGRERAMQDASMAVIGGVLEQFPERYSEIAEQVDQVIKQELRRLILDEGRRPDGRRPDELRPLESHVGLLPRAHGSGLFTRGQTQVLSIVTLGGTGEEQIVDALPEERTKRFMHHYNFPPYSVGETRPLRGPSRRDVGHGNLVERAIGAVLPPEDEFPYTIRVVSEVLESNGSSSMASACATTLGLMDAGVPIVAPVAGISIGMVSDDSRYVLLTDIQGVEDFNGDMDFKIAGTRDGVTAVQMDVKRGGLSRDVLHGAMEQGRRARLQILDHMATTLAAPRPELAPHAPRIFVIEVHPDKIGDIIGPGGKIIKKIEADFGVKVDIEQDGRVFIAATDAGGGNGALKTIEDLTRDITIGETYVGKVVRVTYFGAFVELLPGRDGLIHISQLARERVERVEDVVNVGDEVMVKVIDIDPQGKVRLTRKGLLPGGEETEERRPSDDRRRPSDDRRRRRR
- a CDS encoding 4-hydroxy-tetrahydrodipicolinate reductase, whose amino-acid sequence is MSATPITIIVTGACGKVGRNIVRGIAGEPDLSVVAAVDRKRVEQDAGTIAGVAPLGVAIRDDLAAAIDSAKPQVMVDFTTPAAVKDNVRIALKKRVACVVGTTGLAPTDLADIGALCREYQTPALVAPNFAIGAVLMMQFAAQAAKHLASAEIIELHHDQKLDAPSGTALKTAEMMRHVEGSMLAGEPEKRDERDPRGQSAGTIRIHSVRLPGLVAHQEVIFGGLGQTLTIRHDSISRDSFVPGVLLAIRTILLLEGLTYGLEAIL
- a CDS encoding response regulator, producing the protein MSDERAVKKILIVDDDRASRVLMRTMLQSLAEPCHISEAIGGQQALRIIEANQPDIVLLDVLMPDMDGVSLCDTIKRTLETRQTKILMVTARRDERMIRAGLLAGADDYITKPFTQDQFLGAVQRLMTA
- a CDS encoding insulinase family protein, with amino-acid sequence MQGDERIAEHVLDNGVRVVAEHIPWVRSTALGVYIRTGAAYEGASRHGLSHCIEHMLFKGTARRSAEQIAHVIDGVGGVLNAYTEHEYTCVYAQVVTDHAELAVDIIADMLGESLFDDAEYQREKQVLIEEIKKADDTPDDRVHDLFAETIWPDHPLGQSVIGREEVVRALARDAVVQFFRDNYGPGGITFVVAGSLAPDAAFELARRYLGSLSGGSPPPLDASPRANSGEVYLTRPTEQVHFCIGCEGLAMTDDDWHALALAECVLGGGMSSRLFQEIREKRGLVYNIGSYLASYRCAGLLVVTGGATPERWPMVRDLVREQVERTCEEGVSQAELDRAREQIKGGMALALENTGYRMRRIGTCILHFGRVIPVAEAIARFEAVTTGRATDAARRVLGARPLHLAAVGPHGE